The DNA region GCGACCAGCGGCGCGACGTGAACCTCCGGCCGGTCCCACCGGTTCTCCAGGTTCTCCGCCAGGTGGTGGGTGGCGACGACCTGACCCGCCCGGTGGTGGCGGACGACCGGATGCAGGTACGCGGCGTCGTGGGCCTGGCCGACGACATCCTGCGCGACCCGGCTGACGGTGACGTCGAACGGATCCACCTGGTCATGCTCTGGGCCGTACTCCAGCGTGACGACGAAGGCGTGCGGGTAGTCGTGGTCGGCGGTGCGCAGGCCGGTGTGGGTGACGTATTCGACCGGCACCTCCTCGTGGTAGCGCGCGTCGGATCCGGCCACGGTCACCACATCGGCGAGGAAGCCGAACTGCTGCCACAGGGCGGAGGTGCGGTTGACCCGCCCGATGATGGCGTCCGCGATCAGCTCAGGGGTGGCGTCCAGCTTCTCCGCCGGCCACGGGGTGTCATGGTGGCGGGCGTGGAGAACCCGGTGCAGGGCCCGCACGGCGTACCGGAAACCGTGGATGAACCCGCTGGTGGAGCGTTTGAAGTCCCGCTCCTGGGTGATGGTGCCGGCGAAATAGAGGCCGGGCACGTTCACCGATTCCCACTGCGGGGTCTGCGCCGGAAAGCGGTCCCTGATCGCTAGTGCCGGGCGGCAGGTGTCGTCGAAGATCGAGGCGTCGAAGGCGAACCCGGTGCAGGCCAGCACCCGGTCGTAGAACAGCTCCTTGACCACCTCGTCCGCGCGGGAGAACGAGAAGGTCACCTTGAAGCCGGCGCCGTCGCGCTCGATGCGTTTGATGTCGCCGTCCAGGATCGCGTTGGCCGACTTCAGCTGGTACGTGTCCAGGAAGTTGTTGTTCACCGCCCGCAGGTGCCCGACGTAGTGGGTCCGCCAGGCCATCCGGATCGAACTGGGTCCGGCGATGTGGATCAGGGTGGTGGTCTCCATCAGGTTGTCCGCGGTCTCGAAGGCGGAGTTCCCCTTGCCGATGATCAGCACCTTCTGGTCCAGATAGTCGCGCGGGTCCACGGACATCTCCGCGTACTGTTCGGCCAGTTCCAGCCCGGGAATCGGCGGCCGGTACGGCTGGGAGACCCCGGTGGCGACGATGAGCCGGCGCGCCCGGAAGACCTCCTCCCCCGCCCGGACCTCGAACACTGCGTCGGTCTTGCGGACCGAGGTCACCCGGGAGTTGTACCGAACCCGCACCCCCGTCTTCGCGGCGAAGTCCGCCAGATAGCGGACCATCACCTCGGCGTCCGGGAAGTACCGTTCGGTGTAGCTGGTGAACCGCAGCGCCGGGTCGTCGCTGAGCAGCGAGTTCCAGTCCAGCCGCAGGTTGAGCTCGGGGTCCTCCGAGCCGGTGTGCGGCTTGTTGATGGAGATCAGTTGCCGGTGGCGGGGAAAGGTGGCGAAGAAGGCCCCGGGGATCTCCGCCTGTTCCAGGACCAGATAGTCACCCCTGCCATCGGCCTCCAGCAGAGCGGCCAGTTGCAGGCCGGCCGGCCCGGCCCCGACGATCAGGTAGTCGAGCGTCATTGCACCCACCCCTCAGGAAAGACGAACGGAGAAATCCGCGACGACCTCGGCGGCGCGCCGCACGTCATCGCTCAACGGCCGGTCCGGATCGATCACCGGTACGGCCGTAGCCAGCGCGGCCAGGATCTCGGCGCAACCGGACGCGGTCGGCGTACGCGCACCGACGTGTGCGGCCTGGCGCAGCCCCACCGCCAGCGACCCGACGATGAGGTGCAGCAGCCGGGCCTGGTCCAGCGCCCGTAACGCGGCCTGGGTGCCGAGCGGAATGACATCCTGGTTGTGCAGGTTGGTCGGCAGGCTCTGCATGCTCGCGGGCATGACGTCCCGGCGGATCTCGGCGATCAGAGCGGTCGCCGCCAGTTGCACGCCCTGAAGCCCGTGCTGCTGTCCCGGACCGGCGGCCAGCATCGGCGGCAGACCACCGTTGCGGTTCGGGTCGACCAGCAGATCCAGTTGCCGTTCGGCCAGGTTGCCCACCTGGGCCACGACCATCGACAGCAGGTCGGCGGCGAACGCCGCCGGCTGTCCGAAGAAGTTCCCGCCGTGTACGACGAGATCCTCGTCGGGAAAGAACAAGGGATTGTCGGTGACCCCGACTAGGTCGGCCGCGATGACCGAGTCGACGTAGCGCAGGGCGTCCTCGGCCGCGCCGAGCAGCTGCGGTGAACAGCGGATGCTGTACGGCTCCTGAAGTGGGCGTCTGCCGGACGGCACCAGCCCCGCACTGACCCGCCGCATGTGGACGCCCACCCCGATCGCCCCCGGATGGCCGTACGCCTGCAGCAGCCGGGCATCGAGAAACTGCGGGTCACTGCCCAGCAGGTCGGCCAGCAGGCAGGTGAGCACCTGAACCCCCCGGTGCGCGGCGCGGACCTCCTCCAGCGCGAGTGCCGTCGCCGCCGTGGTCAGGGAGGTGCCGTTGACCAGGGCCAAGGCGTCCCTGCCGTCCAGCGGCAGCGGTTCCAGACCGGCCCGGGCGAGCGCCTCGGCCGCGGGCAGCCGTACCCCGTCCAGATAGGCGTGACCCCGACCCCGTAACGCCTGGGCGGCCGCCCCGAGCGGGATCAGGTCACCGCTGGCCCCGACCGAACCCAGCCGGGGCACCGCGGGCACGAAGGTGGTCGCCAGCATCGCCGCCAGCGCGTCGATGACGTGCGGGGACACCCCCGACGCGCCCCGGGCCAGCGACCCGGCCCGCAGCAGCAGGGTCGCCCGGACCACCTCGGCATCCAGTTCCGGGCCCTGACCGGCACCGAGGTGGGCGAGGGTGTTGTCGGCCTGGTCCCGCAGGTCGACGCGGCCCGCGTACCCCACCAGGGCACCGAAACCGGTCGTGGCGCCGTACACCGCGCGGTCGTCGCCGAGCACCTCGGACAGGAAGGTACGGCCGGCCGCGACCCGGTCCCGAAGGTGCGGCCCGACCACGATGGTGATGGGGTCGCGGGCGGCGCGCAGATCGGCGATCCGCAGCGGGACCGCGAGGTCCACCTTTGTCGTCATGCGAACGCACCCTAGAGACGAATTCTCAGAACCCTCTGAAATCGGATCGCTAAATTGCGCCGCATGACGCTCGATTACCTGATCATTGGAGCCGGACCGGCCGGGCTACAGCTCGCTCACCTGCTCGAGCGCGACGGCCGTGACCATCTGGTCCTGGAGGCCGGCCCGGCACCGGGCACCTTCTTCACCACCTATCCCCGGCACCGACAACTCATCTCCATCAACAAGGTCTGGACCGGTTCCGACGATCCGGAGTTCAACCTGCGCGCCGACTGGAACTCGCTACTCAGCGACGATCCGGCCCTGCTGTTCAAGAACTACAGCGGGCGGTACTTCCCGGACGCCGCGGACCTGGTGCGCTACCTGGCCGACTTCGCCCGCGACCTGCCGGTCAGGTACGACACCCGGGTCACCCGGATCGCGCGCGACGGCGACCTGTTCACCGTCGATGCCGGGGACGACACCCTCACCGCCCGCCGGGTGGTCGTCGCCACCGGCGTGTCCCAGCTGTACGTCCCGCCGATCGAGGGCGCCGAGCTCGCCGAACGGTACGACACCGTCAGCGTCGACCCGGAGGACTTCACCAACCAGCGGGTCCTCATCATCGGCAAGGGCAACTCGGCCTTCGAGACCGCCGACGCCCTCATCGAGACGGCCGCGGTCATCCATGTCGCCGGTCCACACTCGATCAAGCTGGCGTGGCAGTCGCACTACGTCGGGCACCTGCGGGCGGTCAACAACAACTTCCTCGACACGTACCAGCTCAAGTCGCAGAACGCGGTCCTCGACGGCACCGTCGAGCGGATCGCCCGACGCGACGACGGCGGCTACCGGATCGACTTCCGGTACGCCCGCAGCGTCGAGGCGATCCGGCAGATCGACTACGACCGGGTCATTCTCTGCACCGGATTCCGCTTCGACGCCGGCATCTTCGACCCCTCCGCCCGGCCACGGCTGGTCATCAACGACCGCTTCCCCGAGCAGACCTCGGCGTACGAGGCGGTCAACGTACCCGGCCTGTACTTCGCCGGCACCCTAACCCAGCAACGCGACTTCAAGCGCTCCACCAGCGGATTCATCCACGGCTTCCGGTACGGGGTGCGGGCCCTGCACCGGATTCTCCACGCCCGCCACCACGACACCCCCTGGCCGGCCGCGACCCTGGAGGCCACCCCGGAGGCGATCGCCGACGCGGTCATCGCCCGGATCAACCGCACCTCCGCGCTGTGGCAGCAGTTCGCCGTCCTCGGCGATGTCGTCGTCATCTCCGACGAGAACACCGCGCGCTATCACGAGGAGGTACCGGTCGGGTACCTGCACGACGGCGGCCTGGGTCCGCAACCCTTCGCGTTCGTGATCACCCTGGAGTACGGACCGGACCATGACCAGGTCGACCCCTTCGACATCACCGTGCCCCGGATCGCCGAGAACGACGCCGCGCACGCCCACGACGCCAGCTACCTGCACCCGGTCGTACGGGTCCACCGCGACGGCAAGATCGTCGCAGTGCACCACCTGGCGGAGAACCTCGAGAACCACTGGAACCTGCCGGAGGTGCACCACCAGCCGCTGGTGCTCTTCATCAAAGGCGTACTCTCCGATGCCGGTTGAGGTCTGGCCGCAGCCGGTGTTGGACCTGCTCGCCGTCGGTGACGACCGGCCGGTCTTCGAAGACGGCGACCGGACCGTCACCGCGGCCCAGATGCACCGTCTGGTCCGTCGCATCGCCGCCGGGCTGCGGGCCGCCGGGGCCGGCCCCGGCGTCGGGGTGGCCCTGCGGCTCGGCGTCACCGCGGAGGCCTTCGCGGCGACCATCGCTGCCTTCGCGGTCGGCGCCCGGGTCTCCGGGATCCGCCCCGACCTGACACCGGCCCACCACGCCTGGCACCTCGGCGAGAACACCCTGCTGGTCGACGACGCCCGGGTCGCCACCCTGGCCCGCGCCCCCGACGACGGAACTCCGCTGATCGCCGCCGGACACCCCCACGAGATCGCCCGGATCGTCTGGACCAGCGGCAGCACCGGCAACCCCAAGGGCTGCGCCCAGACGTACGCGGCGATGAGCGCGGCCTGGGCACCGTACCCGGACCGGTGGCCCCCGCCGATCGCCGACCTGGCCCCCCGCCTGGCGCGGTATCTGGTCTTCGGTTCGCTCAGCAGCCAGGTGATGCTGGAGTACGCCATCCTCACCCTGGCCGCGGGCGGCACCCTGGTCGCGGCCCGGCCCCCCGGTTTCCCCGGCATGATCGCCCGACATCGGGCGACCGCGAGCGTGATCACCGTGGGCAAGCTGTACCAACTCGTGCACGACCAGCGCACCGATCCGGTCGACCTGAGCAGCCTGCGGGCCCTGGTGGTCTCCGGCTCCCCACTGGCACCGGGCCGACTCGCCGAGGCCCTCGAGGTACTCGGCCCGGTGATCTTCCACGGCTACGGCCAGACCGAAACCGGCATGATCACGATGGTGACGCCGACCGAGATGCTGGCCTCCCCCGCCGCACTCGCCTCGGTCGGCCGCCCACCCCCGGTCACCGAACTGTCCATCCGGGACCCCGACGGCCAACCCGCCGCCGAGGGAGAACTCTTCGTGCGGACACCCGCCCAGGCCACCGCCTACTGGACGGACCCGGTCGAAACCGCCGAGGTCTTCGTCGACGGCTGGGTGCGCACCCGTGACCTGGCCCGACTGGACAGCGACGGCTACCTGCACCTGCTCGGCCGGACCCGGGAGGTCATCATCGTGCACGCCAACCTGGTGTACGCCGGCCCCATCGAACGAGTGCTCGCCGCTGACCCCACGGTCGCCGAGGCCTACGTCGTCGGCCGTCCCGATGACGCCACCGGAGAAGCGGTACACGCCTACGTGGTGCCGGCCGCCGGTCACACACCGGACGCCGGACGGCTGCGCGCCCTGGTGGCGGCGGCCCTGGGAGAGCCGTCGGCTCCGCAGACGATCCAGTCGATCGATCGAGTCCCGTTGGGACCCAGCGGTAAGCCGGACAAGCGCGCCCTGGCACGCATGACGCTCAGGTGACCGTTCTCCGACTGTCGCCTCGACCTGCTCACGTCCGGTCAGACGAAAGTGAACAAGCGTGCCTGCGACAGCCGCCGCGCGGGCACCGGCGCGGCGACGAGCCGGTGCATGGCCACCCGGAACCCGGCATCGGCGGGCCCGGTGAAAGCCACCGGCAACACGTCACGCCTGTCACCAAGCCATTCCCTCTCCACCCGGCCATCGTGGCGCACCCCCGGCAACACCGTCGACCACGATCTCGGTGGCGCCCGAACAACATCTGCCGTCTCCAGATCCTTGCCAGTGGCCGCCAGACTGGGTGAATGCGCCGCGGCCATGAACCCGAGGAATTTCCGCTCCGCCAGGCTGCACTGGACCTGGTCGAGGACAGCCCCGAGGGGCGCTCTCTCAGAAGGAAACTCGACGCCTTCGACGAACTCGATGAACCGGCGAAGAAGAAGGCTGCCCAGGACATCCGCGAAGACATCGCCGACATCGTCGCCCGTGCGATCACGGAAGAGCACCACCGCACTCTGATGCTGGATGCCCTCGTCACCTTCCGGAAC from Micromonospora sp. NBC_01739 includes:
- a CDS encoding class I adenylate-forming enzyme family protein, producing MPVEVWPQPVLDLLAVGDDRPVFEDGDRTVTAAQMHRLVRRIAAGLRAAGAGPGVGVALRLGVTAEAFAATIAAFAVGARVSGIRPDLTPAHHAWHLGENTLLVDDARVATLARAPDDGTPLIAAGHPHEIARIVWTSGSTGNPKGCAQTYAAMSAAWAPYPDRWPPPIADLAPRLARYLVFGSLSSQVMLEYAILTLAAGGTLVAARPPGFPGMIARHRATASVITVGKLYQLVHDQRTDPVDLSSLRALVVSGSPLAPGRLAEALEVLGPVIFHGYGQTETGMITMVTPTEMLASPAALASVGRPPPVTELSIRDPDGQPAAEGELFVRTPAQATAYWTDPVETAEVFVDGWVRTRDLARLDSDGYLHLLGRTREVIIVHANLVYAGPIERVLAADPTVAEAYVVGRPDDATGEAVHAYVVPAAGHTPDAGRLRALVAAALGEPSAPQTIQSIDRVPLGPSGKPDKRALARMTLR
- a CDS encoding HAL/PAL/TAL family ammonia-lyase produces the protein MTTKVDLAVPLRIADLRAARDPITIVVGPHLRDRVAAGRTFLSEVLGDDRAVYGATTGFGALVGYAGRVDLRDQADNTLAHLGAGQGPELDAEVVRATLLLRAGSLARGASGVSPHVIDALAAMLATTFVPAVPRLGSVGASGDLIPLGAAAQALRGRGHAYLDGVRLPAAEALARAGLEPLPLDGRDALALVNGTSLTTAATALALEEVRAAHRGVQVLTCLLADLLGSDPQFLDARLLQAYGHPGAIGVGVHMRRVSAGLVPSGRRPLQEPYSIRCSPQLLGAAEDALRYVDSVIAADLVGVTDNPLFFPDEDLVVHGGNFFGQPAAFAADLLSMVVAQVGNLAERQLDLLVDPNRNGGLPPMLAAGPGQQHGLQGVQLAATALIAEIRRDVMPASMQSLPTNLHNQDVIPLGTQAALRALDQARLLHLIVGSLAVGLRQAAHVGARTPTASGCAEILAALATAVPVIDPDRPLSDDVRRAAEVVADFSVRLS
- a CDS encoding NAD(P)-binding domain-containing protein — translated: MTLDYLIVGAGPAGLQLAALLEADGRGDYLVLEQAEIPGAFFATFPRHRQLISINKPHTGSEDPELNLRLDWNSLLSDDPALRFTSYTERYFPDAEVMVRYLADFAAKTGVRVRYNSRVTSVRKTDAVFEVRAGEEVFRARRLIVATGVSQPYRPPIPGLELAEQYAEMSVDPRDYLDQKVLIIGKGNSAFETADNLMETTTLIHIAGPSSIRMAWRTHYVGHLRAVNNNFLDTYQLKSANAILDGDIKRIERDGAGFKVTFSFSRADEVVKELFYDRVLACTGFAFDASIFDDTCRPALAIRDRFPAQTPQWESVNVPGLYFAGTITQERDFKRSTSGFIHGFRYAVRALHRVLHARHHDTPWPAEKLDATPELIADAIIGRVNRTSALWQQFGFLADVVTVAGSDARYHEEVPVEYVTHTGLRTADHDYPHAFVVTLEYGPEHDQVDPFDVTVSRVAQDVVGQAHDAAYLHPVVRHHRAGQVVATHHLAENLENRWDRPEVHVAPLVAFLDRCLSSVEG
- a CDS encoding NAD(P)-binding domain-containing protein produces the protein MTLDYLIIGAGPAGLQLAHLLERDGRDHLVLEAGPAPGTFFTTYPRHRQLISINKVWTGSDDPEFNLRADWNSLLSDDPALLFKNYSGRYFPDAADLVRYLADFARDLPVRYDTRVTRIARDGDLFTVDAGDDTLTARRVVVATGVSQLYVPPIEGAELAERYDTVSVDPEDFTNQRVLIIGKGNSAFETADALIETAAVIHVAGPHSIKLAWQSHYVGHLRAVNNNFLDTYQLKSQNAVLDGTVERIARRDDGGYRIDFRYARSVEAIRQIDYDRVILCTGFRFDAGIFDPSARPRLVINDRFPEQTSAYEAVNVPGLYFAGTLTQQRDFKRSTSGFIHGFRYGVRALHRILHARHHDTPWPAATLEATPEAIADAVIARINRTSALWQQFAVLGDVVVISDENTARYHEEVPVGYLHDGGLGPQPFAFVITLEYGPDHDQVDPFDITVPRIAENDAAHAHDASYLHPVVRVHRDGKIVAVHHLAENLENHWNLPEVHHQPLVLFIKGVLSDAG